The following coding sequences are from one Arthrobacter crystallopoietes window:
- the miaB gene encoding tRNA (N6-isopentenyl adenosine(37)-C2)-methylthiotransferase MiaB — protein sequence MSVTIPAPESILPEGTQRTYQVRTFGCQMNVHDSERLSGLLENAGLVEAQGAQADVVVFNTCAVRENADNKLYGNLGQLAPVKEQNPGMQIAVGGCLAQKDRETILKKAPWVDVVFGTHNVGSLPTLLERARHNNEAQLEILESLDVFPSTLPTKRDAVYSGWVSISVGCNNTCTFCIVPSLRGKERDRRPGDILSEIQALVDDGAIEVTLLGQNVNSYGVEFGDRGAFAKLLRACGGIEGLERVRFTSPHPAAFTDDVIDAMAETPNVMPQLHMPLQSGSDKVLKDMRRSYRSTKFLGILDKVRDRIPHAAISTDIIVGFPGETEEDFQATLDVVEKSRFATAFTFQYSKRPGTPAAELPDQLPKSVVQERYERLTALQDRISAEENAKQVGRRVEVMVTAQQGRKASETHRLSGRSRDQRLVHFSVPAGAEPPRPGDLVTVAITEAAPFHLVADPASAADYSLRRSRAGDAWDRSQAESCGVPSAGATSGAKAAVSLGMPVLPVRSN from the coding sequence GTGAGCGTGACCATCCCTGCCCCCGAATCGATCCTGCCCGAAGGCACCCAGCGTACGTATCAGGTACGGACCTTTGGCTGCCAAATGAACGTGCATGACTCCGAACGACTGTCCGGCCTGTTGGAGAACGCAGGTCTGGTGGAAGCGCAAGGCGCCCAGGCCGACGTCGTTGTTTTCAATACGTGCGCAGTACGCGAAAACGCCGACAACAAGCTGTACGGAAACCTTGGCCAGTTGGCTCCTGTCAAGGAACAGAACCCCGGTATGCAGATCGCCGTCGGTGGATGTTTGGCCCAGAAGGACCGGGAAACGATCCTTAAGAAGGCTCCGTGGGTTGATGTGGTCTTCGGCACGCATAACGTGGGCTCGCTGCCGACGCTGCTGGAACGGGCGCGGCACAATAACGAGGCACAGCTGGAGATCCTCGAATCCCTGGACGTCTTTCCCTCCACACTGCCGACCAAGCGGGATGCGGTCTACTCGGGCTGGGTCTCCATTTCGGTGGGCTGCAACAACACCTGCACGTTCTGCATTGTTCCCTCACTTCGTGGCAAAGAGCGGGACCGCAGGCCCGGGGACATCCTGTCCGAAATCCAGGCGTTGGTCGACGACGGCGCCATCGAAGTGACCCTGCTCGGACAGAACGTCAACTCGTACGGCGTCGAATTCGGCGACCGGGGCGCGTTCGCCAAGCTACTGCGCGCGTGCGGCGGTATCGAGGGTCTTGAGCGGGTGCGGTTCACGAGTCCGCATCCCGCCGCGTTTACCGACGACGTCATCGATGCGATGGCGGAAACGCCCAACGTCATGCCCCAGCTGCACATGCCGTTGCAGTCCGGTTCGGACAAGGTGCTCAAGGACATGCGCCGCTCCTACCGGTCAACCAAGTTCCTGGGCATTCTGGACAAAGTCCGGGACCGTATTCCGCACGCTGCCATTTCAACTGACATCATCGTCGGATTCCCCGGGGAAACCGAGGAGGACTTCCAGGCAACGCTTGATGTCGTGGAGAAGTCCCGCTTCGCAACCGCATTCACGTTCCAATACTCGAAGCGTCCGGGGACGCCGGCCGCGGAGTTGCCCGACCAACTGCCAAAATCGGTTGTCCAGGAACGCTATGAACGCCTCACAGCCTTGCAGGACAGGATCTCCGCAGAGGAGAACGCCAAGCAGGTAGGACGCCGGGTCGAAGTCATGGTGACCGCTCAGCAAGGCCGCAAAGCCAGCGAGACCCATCGGCTGTCGGGCCGGTCCCGCGACCAGCGGCTGGTCCACTTCTCGGTGCCGGCCGGCGCCGAGCCGCCGCGTCCCGGGGACCTGGTAACAGTGGCAATTACGGAGGCTGCACCGTTCCATCTCGTTGCGGACCCGGCCAGCGCCGCCGATTACTCGCTACGCCGCTCCCGTGCGGGAGATGCATGGGACCGCTCCCAGGCTGAGTCCTGTGGTGTGCCTTCGGCAGGTGCCACCAGCGGAGCCAAGGCCGCAGTGTCTCTGGGGATGCCGGTACTGCCTGTCCGCAGCAATTAG
- the miaA gene encoding tRNA (adenosine(37)-N6)-dimethylallyltransferase MiaA — MGNASAAVPPVIAVVGPTGSGKSDLAVALAHRLDAEIINADAMQFYRGMDIGTAKITVAERQDVPHHLLDILDVQQEASVSAFQQQARASIAEIHGRGRRAILVGGSGLYVRAALDVIDFPGTEPGLRVQLEAELDAQGLQAMRERLAAVDPISAARLGDARRVVRALEVHALTGRPFSSYMPDRRYWQPAVQIGLEVERDELKERLALRVHRMVEQGLLDEVRRLAAHGLRDGKTAPRALGYSQFLRVLDGQLSIEGAVEETIVATRKFARRQLTWFRADPRIRWLPWKDKLLVDKAAAEVAKLGQ, encoded by the coding sequence ATGGGCAATGCATCCGCGGCGGTGCCGCCGGTCATCGCGGTCGTCGGACCTACTGGCTCGGGAAAATCGGATCTGGCTGTCGCGCTGGCGCATCGGCTTGACGCCGAAATCATCAACGCAGATGCCATGCAGTTCTACCGCGGTATGGATATCGGCACGGCGAAGATAACGGTGGCCGAGCGCCAGGACGTACCCCACCATCTGCTCGACATTCTTGATGTCCAGCAGGAAGCCAGCGTCTCGGCGTTCCAGCAGCAGGCCCGTGCGTCCATCGCCGAAATACACGGCAGAGGTCGGCGGGCCATTCTCGTGGGGGGGTCGGGACTGTATGTCAGGGCGGCCCTGGATGTCATCGATTTTCCCGGAACAGAACCCGGGCTGCGGGTCCAACTCGAAGCAGAGCTGGACGCGCAAGGCCTGCAGGCCATGCGGGAACGGCTGGCAGCTGTCGATCCGATCTCGGCGGCCCGTCTCGGGGACGCGCGCCGGGTGGTGCGCGCCCTTGAAGTCCATGCTCTCACCGGACGGCCCTTCAGCTCCTACATGCCTGACCGCCGCTACTGGCAACCGGCTGTTCAGATTGGTTTGGAGGTAGAGCGGGACGAGCTCAAGGAACGCTTGGCGCTGCGTGTCCATCGAATGGTCGAGCAGGGCCTGTTGGACGAGGTCCGCAGGCTGGCAGCGCACGGGCTGCGGGACGGGAAGACGGCCCCGCGCGCGTTGGGTTACTCACAGTTCCTGCGGGTCCTCGATGGACAGCTCTCCATCGAAGGGGCGGTTGAGGAAACAATTGTGGCCACGCGCAAGTTTGCCCGCCGCCAACTGACTTGGTTCCGTGCCGACCCACGCATCCGGTGGTTGCCCTGGAAGGACAAGCTCCTCGTGGACAAGGCGGCGGCCGAGGTCGCTAAGCTTGGACAGTGA
- a CDS encoding DUF3046 domain-containing protein, whose amino-acid sequence MRISDFWRLMDDEFGPGYSRVLASDLVLTGLGGKTAAAALEAGVPPKSVWLAVCEMQDVPAERRLGRDIKPSR is encoded by the coding sequence GTGCGCATAAGTGACTTTTGGCGACTAATGGATGATGAATTCGGGCCGGGATATTCGCGCGTCCTCGCTTCGGATTTGGTCCTGACGGGTCTGGGCGGGAAAACTGCCGCGGCCGCTCTCGAAGCGGGCGTACCGCCAAAGTCAGTCTGGCTGGCGGTGTGCGAGATGCAGGACGTGCCGGCCGAACGACGTCTGGGCCGCGATATTAAGCCCTCCCGATAA
- the dapF gene encoding diaminopimelate epimerase yields MTDSSSAAILTSLSGTVFSKGHGTGNDFVLIADPDGKQEIGPEAVAVLCDRHQGIGADGLIRAVHSKHLAEGRDLLAMAPEAEWFMDYRNGDGSLSEMCGNGVRVFVHFLIEQGLVTLSEGQSLTIGTRAGLKIITRSKDGYAVDMGPWEFIFPDQAVAKAMDSLVNAEGLEVPRPALSISMGNPHTVVALAELDELAATKLFESPEVDPLPANGTNVEFVVPAEPLVHDGAGHITMRVHERGVGETQSCGTGACASAVAIRYWAGAGAPNEWQVQVPGGTVYVSFLPGSDGKEHVQLSGPAVLVASGIIA; encoded by the coding sequence GTGACCGATTCTTCCAGCGCAGCAATTCTGACTTCCCTCTCCGGGACCGTATTCTCGAAAGGTCATGGCACCGGCAATGACTTTGTTCTGATCGCCGATCCCGACGGGAAACAGGAGATCGGCCCGGAAGCAGTGGCTGTCCTCTGCGACCGCCACCAGGGCATCGGCGCTGACGGACTGATCCGCGCTGTGCACTCCAAGCATCTGGCCGAGGGCCGCGACCTGCTCGCCATGGCGCCCGAGGCCGAATGGTTCATGGACTACCGCAACGGGGACGGCTCCCTCTCGGAAATGTGCGGCAATGGCGTCCGCGTGTTCGTGCACTTCCTGATTGAGCAGGGGCTTGTCACATTGAGCGAGGGCCAATCCCTGACCATCGGCACGCGCGCCGGACTCAAGATCATTACCCGTTCCAAAGACGGCTATGCAGTGGATATGGGGCCCTGGGAGTTCATCTTTCCCGACCAGGCCGTCGCCAAAGCCATGGATTCCCTGGTCAATGCGGAGGGACTGGAGGTGCCGCGGCCGGCGCTGAGCATCAGCATGGGAAATCCTCATACCGTAGTCGCATTGGCCGAACTCGACGAACTGGCGGCCACCAAGCTGTTCGAATCACCCGAAGTAGATCCGCTGCCCGCCAACGGCACCAATGTCGAATTCGTTGTTCCGGCTGAGCCGCTGGTTCACGACGGCGCCGGGCACATCACCATGCGGGTACACGAACGCGGGGTCGGCGAAACACAATCATGCGGCACCGGGGCCTGCGCCTCGGCCGTGGCTATCCGGTACTGGGCCGGCGCAGGAGCACCGAACGAATGGCAGGTCCAGGTACCTGGCGGCACGGTATATGTCAGCTTCCTGCCAGGCAGCGACGGCAAGGAACATGTACAGCTCAGCGGGCCGGCGGTTTTGGTGGCCAGCGGGATCATCGCCTAG
- a CDS encoding helix-turn-helix domain-containing protein yields MVKQPVSVNGVVRWRDVGLTEESHREQKERKMVVLRHEIGDVLRDVRQRQGRTLREVSHSARVSLGYLSEVERGQKEASSELLSSICSALDVPLSLMLREVSDRVADAEGVVIPDTVPQELSREFVADIPDELPDGLSRGLASARS; encoded by the coding sequence ATGGTCAAGCAACCCGTGTCCGTAAACGGCGTCGTCCGTTGGCGTGATGTGGGTCTGACGGAAGAATCCCACCGGGAGCAGAAGGAGCGCAAAATGGTAGTCCTACGCCACGAGATCGGTGACGTCTTGCGCGACGTCCGGCAGCGGCAGGGCCGCACCCTGCGCGAAGTTTCACACAGCGCCCGTGTTTCCCTCGGTTACCTGAGCGAAGTAGAGCGTGGCCAGAAGGAAGCATCTTCAGAGCTTCTCTCGTCCATCTGCTCGGCTCTTGATGTTCCGCTTTCCCTGATGCTCCGCGAAGTCAGTGATCGCGTCGCTGATGCAGAAGGTGTGGTCATACCTGATACCGTGCCGCAGGAACTTTCCCGCGAGTTTGTTGCCGACATTCCGGACGAGCTGCCGGACGGCCTGAGCCGCGGGCTCGCGTCCGCACGGTCCTAA
- a CDS encoding MarR family winged helix-turn-helix transcriptional regulator translates to MTRQDPAPDETGFDVAIDALEQQLSLLWRRARANSHRVARQVHPDMEPAAYGLLMLLQREDSMRLTELAASIGVGKPSVSRQVALLEQLGLVQKETDPLDARAQAITLTEAGREKLHSAQTARKAAFHDRLGDWSVDDLTSLAQLLDRLNESYAHEQPAAHEQPAAHEQPAAHEQP, encoded by the coding sequence ATGACCCGACAGGATCCCGCACCGGACGAGACTGGCTTCGACGTCGCAATCGACGCCCTGGAACAGCAGCTCAGTCTTCTGTGGCGCCGCGCCCGAGCCAACTCCCATCGCGTGGCACGTCAGGTGCACCCGGACATGGAGCCGGCGGCTTACGGCCTGCTGATGCTGCTGCAGCGGGAAGACTCGATGCGCCTGACCGAGCTGGCAGCCAGCATCGGGGTGGGTAAACCTTCCGTCAGCCGTCAGGTCGCACTGCTTGAACAGCTCGGCTTGGTCCAGAAGGAAACGGATCCATTGGATGCCCGCGCCCAGGCCATCACTCTGACCGAAGCCGGACGGGAGAAATTGCATTCCGCCCAGACCGCGAGGAAGGCAGCCTTCCACGACCGGCTCGGAGACTGGAGCGTGGACGATCTGACGTCCCTTGCCCAGCTGCTTGACCGCCTCAACGAGTCCTATGCCCACGAACAGCCGGCGGCGCATGAGCAGCCGGCGGCGCATGAGCAGCCGGCGGCGCATGAGCAGCCCTGA
- a CDS encoding regulatory protein RecX → MTAGPAPGSPADQASEADPHEVARTIVLRQLTMAPRSRKQLAEKLAERDVPADVAAAVLDRFEEVQLIDDAEFARMWVRSRSQSRALARGALKRELSDKGIDAEIAEEALDQLTPEDELDSARELIRRKIRPDWNLDDRLVKDKHVRRLVAMLARKGYPPSMAFRVVNEELDAPQEPWD, encoded by the coding sequence ATGACTGCGGGGCCGGCTCCCGGCAGCCCCGCGGACCAGGCTTCCGAAGCGGACCCGCATGAGGTGGCGCGGACGATAGTTCTGCGCCAGCTCACGATGGCTCCGCGCAGCAGGAAGCAACTGGCGGAGAAGCTGGCCGAGCGCGACGTTCCCGCTGACGTCGCGGCTGCCGTGCTGGACAGGTTCGAAGAGGTCCAGCTCATTGATGACGCTGAGTTCGCCCGGATGTGGGTGCGCAGCCGGTCCCAGTCACGGGCCTTGGCCCGTGGCGCGCTCAAGCGGGAGTTGTCGGACAAAGGCATCGACGCAGAGATAGCGGAAGAAGCGCTCGACCAGTTGACGCCCGAGGACGAGCTGGACAGCGCCAGGGAGCTGATCCGACGGAAGATCCGACCAGACTGGAATCTGGACGACCGCCTTGTTAAGGACAAGCACGTGCGGCGGCTGGTGGCCATGCTTGCACGAAAAGGCTATCCGCCGTCGATGGCGTTCCGCGTGGTGAACGAGGAACTCGATGCACCGCAGGAGCCCTGGGACTGA
- a CDS encoding CinA family protein, which translates to MNEHTLAQQVVLAAVADGVRIGTAESLTAGMVSSALATVPGASAALQGGIVSYQSEVKSGVLGVDRDLLDSEGAVHADVARQMAEGARRILGADIAVSTTGVAGPEPHGGKPVGTVFIGTAGADGSDAVAYTFSGGRAEIRAQAEEAALEQLLEAIQRTTAARGQR; encoded by the coding sequence GTGAACGAGCATACATTGGCACAGCAGGTTGTCTTGGCGGCGGTGGCGGACGGCGTGAGAATCGGCACGGCCGAATCACTGACCGCCGGAATGGTCTCTTCCGCACTGGCTACCGTTCCGGGCGCCTCGGCTGCCTTGCAGGGCGGCATCGTGTCCTACCAGAGCGAAGTGAAGTCCGGCGTGCTCGGTGTTGACCGGGACCTGCTGGACTCGGAGGGAGCTGTCCACGCCGACGTGGCCAGACAAATGGCTGAAGGTGCCCGGCGGATCCTTGGAGCCGACATAGCTGTTTCGACCACCGGGGTAGCGGGTCCGGAACCGCACGGGGGCAAGCCGGTAGGCACCGTGTTCATTGGAACTGCCGGTGCCGACGGCTCGGATGCCGTGGCCTATACCTTCAGTGGCGGGCGGGCGGAAATCCGTGCCCAGGCGGAAGAAGCCGCATTGGAACAGTTGCTGGAGGCCATCCAACGGACCACTGCGGCGCGTGGTCAGAGGTGA
- the pgsA gene encoding CDP-diacylglycerol--glycerol-3-phosphate 3-phosphatidyltransferase has protein sequence MTDSPAHPVPTLNIANVLTTLRILLVPVFIWLLLADNAEHGLFRWLAVVVFAVAIYTDKLDGDLARSRGLITNFGKIADPIADKLLIGSALILLSVLGELPWWITVVILVRELGITLLRFVVIKYGVMPASRGGKLKTVLQTLAIFLYLLPLGTWLGEWAVWIAFIVMLVAVLVTVVTGVDYVLKAVRLRSEARREAGK, from the coding sequence GTGACTGATTCACCTGCCCATCCGGTGCCCACGCTCAACATCGCCAATGTCCTGACGACACTGCGCATCCTCCTGGTGCCGGTCTTCATCTGGCTTCTGCTCGCGGACAACGCTGAGCACGGGCTGTTCCGGTGGCTCGCCGTCGTCGTTTTCGCCGTTGCTATCTATACGGACAAACTGGACGGCGACCTGGCCCGCAGCAGGGGACTGATCACCAACTTCGGCAAGATTGCCGATCCGATCGCCGACAAGCTGCTGATCGGGTCCGCACTGATTCTCCTCTCGGTCCTCGGCGAATTGCCGTGGTGGATCACTGTGGTCATCCTGGTGCGCGAACTCGGCATCACTTTGCTGCGGTTCGTGGTGATCAAGTACGGCGTCATGCCGGCGTCGCGAGGCGGCAAGCTGAAGACCGTGCTCCAGACCCTTGCCATCTTCCTGTATCTGCTGCCGCTGGGAACCTGGCTGGGGGAGTGGGCGGTCTGGATCGCCTTTATTGTCATGTTGGTGGCGGTGCTGGTCACGGTGGTGACCGGCGTCGATTATGTTCTCAAAGCTGTCCGACTGCGGTCCGAGGCTCGGCGGGAGGCCGGAAAGTGA
- a CDS encoding FtsK/SpoIIIE family DNA translocase: protein MATRTSPAKKGTQQSRGKNSGSASRSTAGRGAAKTKALNVQPEDHLPLPLRMIRGAWMGTAHIVAAGIRKLGPDVHPDKDLRRDGTGFFMLLLAVVIAAVEWWALTGGFADVVHAVVGGTFGWMALLLPVFLLIFTVRLMRSPEDARGNNRIAIGLTLMTLSGTALAHVIGGEPGLADGLDALWAAGGMVGFLISSPLATINMWLAVAVYSLLAFVSLLIVTATPFRHIPARLRALYEGLMGQDLNEVAANGHDQSYLYESDRSEPKAKKPRKRRFGRDKHAPEDEEQDEGYYGDEAFETPVIEDEDAPRVAAPGPAAPKVPPGVRRPTQSELAAEKLKRDQGLMPEGATEALPVVPPASTGSVAAVPANPVQPQPPATPIPQRTEQLQLSGDVAYTLPPSDYLPAGPPSKERSEANDSVVAALTQTLDQFKVEARVTGFSRGPTVTRYEIALSPGTKVERVTALSKNISYAVASSDVRILSPIPGKSAIGIEIPNTDRETVSLGDVLRSNNARKTDHPMVMGVGKDVEGGYVVANLAKMPHLLVAGATGAGKSAFVNSMVTSILMRSTPDEVRMVMVDPKRVELTAYEGVPHLITPIITNPKKAAEALQWVVREMDTRYDDLANFGYKHIDDFNKAVRNGKVIPPEGSKRIVKPYPYLLVIVDELADLMMVAPRDVEDSIVRITQLARAAGIHLVLATQRPSVDVVTGLIKANVPSRMAFATSSVTDSRVVLDQPGAEKLIGQGDALFLPMGANKPMRVQGAWVSETEIHKVVEHVKGQLQAVYREDVAVEAPKKQIDDDIGDDLEVLLQATELVVTTQFGSTSMLQRKLRVGFAKAGRLMDLLESRGVVGPSEGSKARDVLVKPDDLAVTLAAIRGDDVPAAAAPGADPMTDALADNANANHNFDQDGPEDLVQADLDARPQATEYYDDDDDQGSEDAWSLTGR, encoded by the coding sequence ATGGCGACTCGTACTTCTCCTGCCAAAAAAGGCACCCAGCAGTCGCGCGGTAAGAACTCAGGCAGTGCTTCGCGCTCTACTGCGGGACGCGGCGCGGCCAAGACCAAAGCTCTCAACGTGCAGCCGGAAGACCACCTTCCGCTGCCATTGAGGATGATCCGCGGCGCTTGGATGGGTACCGCGCACATCGTCGCGGCGGGCATCCGCAAACTCGGTCCGGATGTCCACCCGGACAAGGACCTGCGCCGCGACGGCACCGGTTTCTTCATGCTCCTGCTGGCCGTGGTCATTGCGGCGGTTGAATGGTGGGCCCTCACCGGCGGATTTGCCGACGTTGTACACGCCGTGGTCGGCGGGACGTTCGGCTGGATGGCGCTGCTGCTGCCGGTTTTCCTGCTGATCTTCACGGTGCGACTGATGCGCTCCCCGGAGGATGCCCGCGGAAACAACCGGATCGCTATCGGACTGACTCTGATGACGCTGTCCGGAACAGCCCTGGCACACGTCATTGGCGGCGAGCCCGGCCTCGCCGACGGACTCGACGCGTTGTGGGCGGCCGGCGGCATGGTCGGTTTCCTCATATCTTCGCCGCTCGCCACCATCAACATGTGGCTCGCGGTTGCGGTCTACTCTTTGCTGGCCTTCGTCAGCCTGCTCATCGTTACCGCGACGCCGTTCCGGCATATCCCGGCCCGGCTCCGTGCCCTTTACGAAGGCCTCATGGGCCAGGACCTGAACGAGGTCGCGGCCAACGGCCATGACCAGAGCTATCTCTATGAATCGGACCGGAGCGAGCCGAAGGCGAAGAAGCCCCGGAAGCGCCGGTTCGGCCGGGACAAGCATGCGCCCGAAGACGAAGAGCAGGATGAGGGTTACTACGGCGACGAGGCCTTCGAGACTCCCGTCATCGAAGACGAAGACGCTCCGAGGGTCGCGGCCCCGGGACCGGCTGCCCCGAAGGTGCCGCCGGGTGTCCGCCGACCTACCCAGTCCGAGCTTGCCGCCGAGAAGCTCAAACGCGATCAGGGCCTCATGCCGGAGGGGGCCACCGAGGCCCTCCCTGTTGTGCCCCCTGCTTCGACCGGGAGCGTGGCGGCGGTACCGGCCAACCCGGTCCAGCCGCAGCCGCCGGCGACCCCCATTCCGCAGCGCACCGAGCAGCTCCAGCTCTCGGGTGATGTGGCGTACACGCTGCCGCCCTCGGACTACCTGCCGGCGGGGCCGCCGTCCAAGGAACGCTCCGAGGCGAACGACTCGGTCGTTGCCGCGCTGACCCAGACGCTGGACCAGTTCAAAGTGGAGGCCCGGGTGACAGGGTTCTCCCGCGGGCCGACGGTGACCCGGTACGAAATTGCACTCTCGCCGGGCACCAAGGTGGAGCGCGTGACGGCGCTGTCCAAGAACATCTCCTATGCGGTGGCCAGCTCGGACGTCCGGATCCTGAGCCCTATCCCGGGCAAGTCCGCCATCGGCATCGAAATCCCGAACACGGACCGCGAGACGGTGTCGCTCGGCGACGTACTGCGGTCCAACAACGCGCGTAAGACGGACCATCCGATGGTCATGGGCGTCGGCAAGGACGTCGAAGGCGGCTACGTGGTGGCCAACCTGGCGAAAATGCCCCACCTGCTCGTGGCCGGCGCGACCGGTGCCGGTAAATCCGCGTTCGTGAACTCCATGGTCACCTCGATCCTGATGCGCTCGACGCCGGACGAGGTCCGCATGGTCATGGTGGATCCGAAGCGTGTGGAACTTACCGCCTACGAAGGCGTCCCGCACCTGATCACGCCCATCATCACGAACCCGAAGAAGGCCGCCGAAGCACTGCAGTGGGTGGTCCGCGAGATGGACACCCGCTACGACGACCTCGCTAATTTCGGCTACAAACACATCGATGACTTCAACAAGGCCGTGCGCAACGGCAAAGTGATCCCGCCGGAAGGCTCCAAGCGGATCGTCAAGCCGTATCCCTACCTGTTGGTGATCGTGGACGAGCTTGCCGACCTGATGATGGTCGCCCCGCGCGACGTGGAAGACTCCATCGTCCGGATCACCCAGCTGGCCCGCGCTGCCGGCATCCACCTGGTGCTCGCCACGCAGCGGCCGTCGGTCGACGTCGTCACCGGCCTGATCAAGGCCAACGTGCCCTCCCGCATGGCGTTTGCCACGTCGTCGGTCACCGACTCGCGCGTGGTGCTGGACCAGCCGGGCGCCGAAAAGCTGATTGGCCAGGGCGACGCGCTCTTCCTGCCGATGGGGGCCAACAAGCCCATGCGCGTCCAGGGCGCCTGGGTCAGCGAGACCGAGATCCACAAGGTTGTCGAACACGTCAAGGGCCAGCTGCAGGCGGTGTACCGCGAGGATGTCGCCGTCGAGGCGCCCAAGAAACAGATCGACGACGACATCGGGGACGATCTGGAGGTGCTGCTGCAGGCCACGGAGCTGGTCGTGACCACGCAGTTCGGCTCCACCTCGATGCTCCAGCGTAAGCTTCGGGTCGGTTTCGCCAAGGCCGGGCGACTGATGGACCTGCTCGAGTCCCGCGGCGTGGTGGGACCGTCCGAAGGCTCGAAGGCCCGCGACGTGCTGGTGAAGCCGGACGACCTCGCCGTGACGCTGGCTGCGATCCGCGGCGACGATGTTCCGGCAGCCGCCGCACCGGGCGCGGATCCGATGACGGATGCTCTCGCCGACAACGCCAATGCCAACCACAACTTCGACCAGGACGGGCCCGAGGATCTTGTCCAGGCAGACCTGGACGCCAGGCCCCAGGCCACGGAGTATTACGACGACGATGACGACCAGGGATCGGAAGATGCCTGGAGCCTGACCGGCAGATAG
- the recA gene encoding recombinase RecA, which produces MAAPADREKALEAALAQIDKQFGKGSIMRLGDDTRAPIETISTSSIALDVALGIGGLPRGRVVEIYGPESSGKTTLALHAVANAQRKGGIAAFIDAEHALDPEYAKKLGVDTDALLVSQPDTGEQALEIMDMLIGSGSLDIVVIDSVAALVPRAEIEGEMGDTHVGLQARLMSQALRKIAGRLHQSKTTAIFINQLREKIGVFFGSPETTTGGKALKFYASVRIDVRRIETLKEGSNPVGNRTRAKIVKNKMAPPFKQAEFDILYGIGISREGGLIDMGVEHSLVRKSGAWFTYDGDQLGQGKENARRFLVDNPDLADEIERRIREKLGIGVVPDEGEGGEPKLKAVDGF; this is translated from the coding sequence ATGGCCGCACCAGCTGACCGCGAGAAGGCTTTGGAAGCAGCGCTTGCACAAATTGATAAGCAGTTTGGCAAGGGCTCGATCATGCGCCTCGGCGATGACACCCGGGCACCGATTGAAACCATTTCCACAAGCTCCATTGCCCTGGACGTCGCGTTGGGCATCGGCGGACTGCCGCGCGGGCGCGTGGTGGAAATCTATGGTCCGGAATCTTCGGGTAAGACCACATTGGCGCTGCATGCTGTTGCCAACGCGCAGCGCAAGGGCGGTATCGCCGCCTTTATCGATGCGGAACATGCCCTGGATCCCGAATATGCCAAAAAGCTCGGTGTGGATACCGACGCTTTGCTCGTGTCACAGCCGGATACCGGTGAGCAGGCGCTGGAAATCATGGACATGCTCATTGGCTCGGGGTCGTTGGACATCGTCGTCATTGACTCGGTTGCGGCGCTCGTTCCGCGTGCCGAAATTGAAGGCGAAATGGGCGACACCCACGTCGGGCTTCAGGCCCGGCTGATGAGCCAGGCGCTGCGTAAGATCGCGGGCCGGCTGCATCAGAGCAAGACGACGGCGATCTTCATCAACCAGCTGCGTGAAAAGATCGGCGTCTTCTTCGGTAGCCCGGAGACGACCACCGGTGGTAAGGCCTTGAAGTTCTACGCCTCGGTGCGTATCGACGTTCGGCGGATCGAGACCTTGAAGGAAGGCTCCAACCCCGTCGGTAACCGCACCCGGGCCAAGATCGTCAAGAACAAGATGGCACCGCCCTTCAAGCAGGCGGAATTCGACATTCTGTACGGTATTGGCATCTCCCGCGAGGGCGGCCTGATCGATATGGGTGTTGAGCATTCCCTGGTTAGGAAGTCCGGAGCCTGGTTTACCTACGACGGTGACCAGCTGGGCCAGGGTAAAGAAAATGCGCGTAGGTTCCTGGTAGACAACCCGGACCTGGCAGACGAGATCGAACGCCGGATCAGGGAGAAGCTGGGCATCGGGGTTGTACCGGACGAGGGCGAAGGCGGGGAGCCCAAGCTCAAGGCCGTCGACGGCTTCTAG